The Papaver somniferum cultivar HN1 chromosome 3, ASM357369v1, whole genome shotgun sequence genome includes a region encoding these proteins:
- the LOC113355683 gene encoding GTP-binding nuclear protein Ran1B, producing the protein MALQGQQTVSYPSFKLVIVGDGGTGKTTFVKRHLTGEFEKKYEPTIGVEVHPLDFHTNCGPIRFYCWDTAGQEKFGGLRDGYYIHGQCAIIMFDVTARLTYKNVPTWHRDLCRVCENIPIVLCGNKVDVKNRQVKAKQVTFHRKKNLQYYEISAKSNYNFEKPFLYLARKLAGDANLHFVESPALAPPEVSIDMEAQQKHEQELAAAANQPLPDDDDDAFD; encoded by the exons ATG gcGCTTCAAGGTCAGCAGACTGTGAGTTACCCTAGTTTCAAACTAGTTATTGTTGGTGATGGTGGAACTG GAAAAACTACTTTTGTGAAGAGACATCTTACTGGAgaattcgagaagaaatacgaaC CCACTATTGGTGTTGAAGTTCATCCTTTGGATTTCCACACTAACTGTGGACCTATTAGGTTTTACTGTTGGGATACTGCTGGACAGGAGAAATTCGGTGGGCTTAGAGATGGATATTA TATCCATGGACAGTGTGCTATAATTATGTTTGATGTTACTGCTCGTTTGACCTACAAGAATGTCCCTACATGGCACAGAGATCTGTGCAG GGTGTGTGAAAATATCCCAATTGTTCTTTGTGGAAACAAGGTTGATGTCAAGAACAGGCAAGTGAAAGCAAAGCAAGTTACTTTCCACAGGAAGAAGAATCTGCAGTACTATGAGATTTCTGCAAAGAGTAACTACAACTTCGAGAAGCCTTTCTTGTATCTCGCCAGGAAGCTTGCTGG TGATGCCAATCTCCACTTTGTTGAGTCACCTGCACTTGCTCCTCCAGAGGTTTCAATTGATATGGAGGCACAACAGAA GCATGAACAAGAGTTGGCTGCTGCTGCAAATCAGCCCCTtcctgatgacgatgatgatgcatTCGACTAA
- the LOC113355684 gene encoding 2-hydroxyacyl-CoA lyase-like has protein sequence MAEIDNLTLLEESSNKTPETQIDGNLLIAQSLFRAGVRVMFGVVGIPVTSLANRAVSLGIRFIAFHNEQSAGYAASAYGYLTGSPGILLTVSGPGCVHGLAGLSNSTINCWPMVMISGSCDQKDIGKGDFQELDQIQAVKPFVKYSIKVTDIKHIPEDVKTVLNSSVFGRPGACYLDVPTDVLHQTVTESVANELLTVSDQNQILEGTPLANLEVEKAVSLLRNAKRPLIVFGKGAAFARVEDSLKRLVERTGIPFLPTPMGKGLLPDTHELAATAARSLAIGLCDVAVVVGARLNWLLHFGEPPKWSEDVKFILIDVAKEEVELRKPCVGLVGDAKRVLDRINLEIKDDPFCLGRTHPWIQAIMKKAKENVLRMEVQLAKDVVPFNFLTPMRIIRDAILAQGSPAPILVSEGANTMDVGRAVLVQAEPRTRLDAGTWGTMGVGLGYCIAAAVASPDRLVVAVEGDSGFGFSAMEVETLVRYQLSVVVIVFNNGGVYGGDRRNPEEIGGPYKDDPAPTSFVPGAAYHTLIEAFGGKGYLVGTPEELKSALAESFFARKPTVINVTIDPYAGSESGRMQHKN, from the coding sequence ATGGCAGAAATCGATAACCTAACCCTCCTTGAAGAATCATCAAACAAAACCCCAGAAACCCAAATCGATGGCAACCTTCTCATAGCTCAATCTCTGTTCCGTGCAGGCGTCAGAGTTATGTTTGGTGTAGTAGGTATACCAGTAACATCACTAGCAAACAGAGCAGTATCTTTAGGTATAAGATTCATAGCTTTTCACAATGAACAATCTGCTGGTTATGCTGCATCTGCTTATGGTTATCTAACTGGTTCACCAGGTATACTTCTTACTGTTTCTGGTCCTGGTTGTGTACATGGTTTAGCTGGTTTGTCTAATTCTACTATTAATTGTTGGCCTATGGTTATGATCTCTGGATCTTGTGATCAGAAAGATATTGGTAAAGGCGATTTTCAAGAACTTGATCAGATTCAAGCTGTAAAACCCTTTGTCAAGTATTCAATCAAGGTTACTGATATTAAACATATCCCTGAGGATGTTAAAACTGTTTTGAATTCGTCTGTATTCGGTCGTCCTGGGGCTTGTTATCTTGATGTTCCTACTGATGTTCTTCACCAGACTGTTACTGAGTCTGTGGCTAATGAGCTTTTGACTGTGTCTGACCAAAATCAAATTCTAGAAGGAACACCTTTAGCAAACCTAGAGGTTGAGAAAGCAGTGTCGTTACTTAGGAATGCGAAGAGACCCTTGATTGTGTTTGGTAAAGGTGCGGCGTTTGCTAGAGTGGAGGATTCACTGAAAAGACTTGTTGAGAGGACAGGGATTCCGTTCTTACCGACTCCTATGGGGAAAGGGTTGTTACCTGATACACATGAACTAGCTGCAACAGCTGCAAGGAGCCTCGCGATTGGTCTATGcgatgttgctgttgttgttggtgcGAGGCTAAACTGGTTGTTGCATTTTGGTGAACCCCCAAAGTGGTCAGAGGATGtgaagtttattttgattgatgTGGCCAAAGAAGAGGTTGAGCTTAGAAAACCTTGTGTTGGTTTGGTTGGTGATGCCAAGCGGGTTTTGGATAGGATTAATTTGGAAATTAAAGACGATCCTTTCTGTTTAGGGAGAACACATCCTTGGATCCAAGCGATTATGAAGAAGGCTAAGGAGAATGTTTTGAGGATGGAAGTGCAGTTGGCTAAGGATGTTGTGCCATTTAATTTCCTTACGCCAATGAGAATCATAAGGGATGCTATTCTAGCACAGGGAAGCCCTGCTCCAATTTTGGTTTCCGAGGGTGCAAATACGATGGATGTTGGCCGAGCTGTTTTGGTTCAGGCAGAGCCTAGGACAAGGCTAGATGCAGGGACTTGGGGGACGATGGGGGTCGGTTTAGGTTATTGCATTGCCGCTGCAGTTGCTTCGCCTGATCGTCTTGTGGTTGCTGTTGAAGGAGATTCTGGATTTGGGTTCAGCGCTATGGAAGTCGAGACATTAGTGCGATACCAGTTatctgttgttgtaattgttttcAACAATGGTGGTGTATATGGTGGTGATCGCAGGAACCCTGAAGAAATTGGAGGCCCTTACAAAGATGATCCAGCTCCCACTTCATTTGTTCCGGGTGCAGCATATCACACCCTAATTGAAGCTTTTGGAGGGAAAGGTTATCTTGTTGGAACTCCCGAGGAACTGAAATCTGCACTTGCGGAATCATTTTTTGCTCGGAAGCCAACTGTAATAAACGTTACAATAGATCCTTATGCTGGCTCCGAGAGTGGGAGAATGCAGCACAAGAACTAA